One segment of Zhihengliuella halotolerans DNA contains the following:
- a CDS encoding Gfo/Idh/MocA family protein, producing the protein MVHVIRTAVLGFGTSGRIFHAPFLAADDRFEVSVIATQDPGRAEQARSEHPGARIVATAADALALAADLDLVVVGTPPGTHFDLASRAIDAGLHVVVDKPFVVRSADGAELVRRAEAAGVALTVFQNRRWDADFLTLKRLLDDGELGDPLVFESRFEWWKPEGMRDWKGRTDVADGGGILYDLGPHLIDQALHLFGPVESVHGEVTRHLATTDADADDDAVVLLRHANGVSSRLTMNSVSAAAGPRFHVLGTRAAYTKHGLDRQEPQLIAGLRPGDDELGREPGENHGVLTTPEGPARIAPERGDYAGFYRRLGDHLSGDGAVPVDPRDAIAALEIIERIHGR; encoded by the coding sequence ATGGTGCACGTGATCAGGACGGCCGTCCTCGGCTTCGGGACCTCGGGCCGGATCTTCCACGCCCCGTTCCTCGCCGCCGACGACCGCTTCGAGGTCTCGGTGATCGCGACGCAGGATCCGGGCCGCGCCGAACAGGCCCGCAGCGAGCACCCCGGCGCTCGGATCGTGGCGACGGCGGCCGACGCCCTGGCCCTGGCCGCGGACCTCGACCTGGTGGTCGTCGGCACCCCTCCCGGGACCCACTTCGACCTCGCCTCCCGCGCGATCGACGCCGGCCTGCACGTCGTCGTCGACAAGCCGTTCGTCGTCCGCTCGGCCGACGGCGCCGAGCTCGTCCGCCGTGCCGAAGCCGCCGGTGTCGCCCTGACGGTCTTCCAGAACCGGCGCTGGGACGCCGACTTCCTGACGCTGAAGCGCCTGCTCGACGACGGCGAGCTCGGCGACCCGCTGGTCTTCGAGTCCCGCTTCGAATGGTGGAAGCCCGAGGGCATGAGGGACTGGAAGGGGCGGACCGACGTCGCCGACGGAGGCGGCATCCTCTACGACCTGGGCCCGCACCTGATCGATCAGGCGCTGCACCTGTTCGGGCCCGTCGAGTCCGTGCACGGGGAGGTGACCCGGCACCTGGCGACCACCGACGCGGACGCGGACGACGACGCCGTCGTGCTGCTGCGGCACGCGAACGGCGTGAGCAGCCGGCTGACCATGAACTCCGTCTCCGCGGCCGCGGGACCGCGCTTCCACGTGCTCGGCACCCGCGCCGCCTACACCAAGCACGGGCTCGACCGGCAGGAGCCGCAGCTGATCGCGGGGCTGCGGCCCGGTGACGACGAGCTGGGGCGCGAGCCCGGGGAGAACCACGGCGTGCTGACCACGCCCGAGGGGCCCGCGCGCATCGCACCGGAGCGCGGCGACTACGCCGGCTTCTACCGCCGGCTCGGCGACCACCTGTCCGGCGACGGGGCGGTACCCGTCGACCCGCGCGACGCGATCGCCGCACTCGAGATCATCGAACGAATCCACGGCCGGTGA
- a CDS encoding amino acid ABC transporter permease encodes MAEVFPHLLTTGLVNTIVLSIAATVIGIVAGMVLAVMGISPLRWLRAPARVYTDIFRGLPEILTILLIGQGFYRISADVFGPSPYPLGILALSLISSAYIGEIFRSGIQSVEKGQLEACRALGMSYGKAMALVVIPQGIRRVLPALVNQFISIVKASSLVYFLGLMVGERELFRVGQDAAVLTGNLSPLVLAGMFYLVITVPLTHLVNFFDDRFRNGRRKPTGPTSGLKEVTELEGKATTEAAR; translated from the coding sequence ATGGCGGAGGTCTTCCCGCACCTGCTCACGACCGGCCTCGTCAACACGATCGTCCTGTCCATCGCCGCGACCGTGATCGGCATCGTGGCCGGCATGGTCCTGGCGGTCATGGGCATCTCGCCGCTGCGCTGGCTGCGGGCGCCGGCCCGCGTCTACACCGACATCTTCCGCGGCCTGCCCGAGATCCTGACGATCCTGCTCATCGGGCAGGGCTTCTACCGGATCAGCGCGGACGTCTTCGGCCCGTCGCCCTACCCGCTCGGCATCCTGGCCCTGAGCCTGATCTCGAGCGCCTACATCGGCGAGATCTTCCGCTCCGGCATCCAGAGCGTCGAGAAGGGCCAGCTCGAGGCCTGCCGGGCGCTCGGCATGAGCTACGGCAAGGCGATGGCGCTCGTGGTCATCCCGCAGGGCATCCGTCGCGTGCTGCCGGCCCTGGTCAACCAGTTCATCTCGATCGTCAAGGCGTCCTCGCTCGTGTACTTCCTGGGCCTCATGGTGGGTGAGCGCGAGCTCTTCCGCGTCGGCCAGGACGCGGCCGTGCTGACGGGCAACCTTTCGCCGCTCGTCCTCGCGGGCATGTTCTACCTGGTCATCACGGTGCCGCTGACGCACCTGGTCAACTTCTTCGACGACAGGTTCCGCAACGGCCGGCGCAAGCCCACCGGCCCGACCAGCGGGCTCAAGGAAGTCACCGAACTCGAGGGCAAGGCAACGACGGAGGCTGCACGATGA
- a CDS encoding SRPBCC family protein, which yields MPVISVVTDLEALTYTVTAEFPAPPERIWQLWADREQLERWWGPPTWPATFTRHGITAGSEVRYFMTGPKGERAAGWWRILEAGPPHALVFEDGFSGEDGEPSGELGSTRNTVAIDATELRAGRPGTRMRFVTAFESLDQFNELAEMGLEEGLRDSIAQIDGLLDGAA from the coding sequence ATGCCGGTCATCAGCGTCGTCACGGACCTGGAAGCGCTGACGTACACGGTGACCGCCGAGTTCCCGGCGCCTCCGGAGCGGATCTGGCAGCTCTGGGCCGACCGCGAGCAGCTTGAGCGCTGGTGGGGGCCGCCGACGTGGCCCGCGACGTTCACCCGGCACGGCATCACCGCCGGCAGCGAGGTCCGCTACTTCATGACCGGGCCCAAGGGTGAGAGGGCCGCCGGCTGGTGGCGCATCCTCGAGGCCGGTCCGCCGCACGCCCTCGTCTTCGAGGACGGATTCTCCGGCGAGGACGGCGAGCCCTCCGGCGAACTCGGCAGCACCCGCAACACCGTCGCGATCGACGCGACCGAACTGCGGGCCGGGCGACCGGGCACGCGTATGCGCTTCGTGACCGCTTTCGAATCCCTCGATCAGTTCAACGAGCTCGCCGAGATGGGGCTCGAGGAGGGCCTCAGGGACTCGATCGCCCAGATCGATGGACTGCTCGACGGCGCCGCCTGA
- a CDS encoding amino acid ABC transporter ATP-binding protein, whose translation MSTSEAKTTAAGEVVYEGSSLDLQDLTIAYGEVEVVRNVSLSVPPGTTTCVIGPSGSGKSTLLRGINRLHEPKSGDVRLAGRSVLKDKPDDLRLRIGMVFQHFNLFPDHTALENVALAPWRVKGQSRSAARRLAEDRLREVGLGERMDHRPRDLSGGQQQRVAIARALAMHPEVMLFDEATSALDPELVKGVLRLMAELCERGMTMVVVTHEMGFARKVADQVVFMDEGEVVEVGPPEQIFDDPHSDRLRTFLSEVL comes from the coding sequence ATGAGCACGAGCGAAGCGAAGACGACGGCGGCCGGCGAGGTCGTGTACGAGGGGTCCAGCCTGGACCTGCAGGATCTGACGATCGCGTACGGCGAGGTCGAGGTCGTGCGCAACGTGTCCCTGTCGGTCCCACCCGGGACGACTACGTGCGTGATCGGCCCGTCCGGTTCGGGCAAGTCGACGCTGCTGCGCGGCATCAACCGGCTGCACGAGCCGAAGTCCGGGGACGTGCGCCTCGCCGGCCGCTCCGTCCTGAAGGACAAGCCGGACGACCTGCGCCTGCGCATCGGCATGGTCTTCCAGCACTTCAACCTCTTCCCGGACCACACCGCCCTGGAGAACGTGGCGCTCGCGCCGTGGCGGGTCAAAGGCCAGTCGAGGTCGGCGGCCCGCCGGCTCGCCGAGGACCGGCTGCGCGAGGTCGGCCTGGGCGAGCGCATGGACCACCGCCCGCGCGACCTCTCCGGCGGTCAACAGCAGCGCGTGGCCATCGCCCGGGCGCTCGCAATGCACCCGGAGGTCATGCTCTTCGATGAGGCGACGTCCGCCTTGGACCCGGAGCTCGTCAAGGGCGTGCTGCGGCTCATGGCCGAGCTCTGCGAGCGGGGGATGACCATGGTCGTCGTGACTCACGAGATGGGCTTCGCCCGGAAGGTCGCCGACCAGGTGGTCTTCATGGACGAGGGCGAGGTCGTGGAGGTCGGGCCGCCGGAGCAGATCTTCGACGACCCGCACTCCGACCGCCTGCGCACCTTCCTGTCCGAGGTGCTGTGA
- a CDS encoding NAD(P)/FAD-dependent oxidoreductase, translating into MTRKLNTAVVLGGGIIGVSAATHLTRRGVAVRLVTDADPASGASGRSLSWLNSAGERSKPYHDLRMAGIDRYRTLFAADPSRDWLRFDGALFWPSAEEPRAAADRHEYESRHGYDSHLVTRESVAAHTGDVDASAMAADGVFNPGEGWVSLPHLIGHLLEEFAAAGGELITGAGACEVVVSDGRAAGVRTAAGEEITGDAVVVACGPQTPEVVAPLGVRIADASPLSLVAISEPLATPVATVMNTPRAAIRPNPGGTVAVDHDWYEESIREVDGGYEIDEDVVDELMAEAAKLLDGVESLPKASWKIGKKPIPGDGEPVFGELEAVPGCYAAFTHSGATLGLLSGELIAYELTTGAKHPMLETFRPERFA; encoded by the coding sequence ATGACCCGCAAGCTGAACACCGCCGTCGTCCTGGGCGGCGGCATCATCGGCGTCTCCGCCGCCACCCACCTGACCCGCCGCGGCGTGGCCGTGCGGCTCGTGACGGACGCGGATCCGGCCTCGGGGGCCTCGGGACGCTCGCTGTCCTGGCTGAACTCGGCCGGGGAGCGGTCCAAGCCGTACCACGACCTGCGCATGGCCGGCATCGACCGCTACCGGACGCTCTTCGCCGCCGACCCGAGCCGCGACTGGCTGCGGTTCGACGGCGCCCTGTTCTGGCCGTCGGCCGAAGAGCCGCGGGCCGCCGCCGACCGTCACGAGTACGAGTCCCGCCACGGCTACGACTCGCACCTCGTGACCCGCGAGTCCGTCGCAGCGCACACGGGCGACGTGGACGCGTCGGCGATGGCCGCCGACGGCGTCTTCAACCCCGGGGAGGGCTGGGTCTCGCTGCCGCATCTCATCGGGCACCTGCTCGAAGAGTTCGCCGCCGCCGGGGGAGAGCTGATCACCGGCGCCGGCGCGTGCGAGGTCGTCGTGAGCGACGGGCGGGCCGCCGGCGTGCGGACCGCCGCCGGAGAGGAGATCACGGGCGACGCCGTCGTGGTGGCGTGCGGTCCGCAGACGCCGGAGGTCGTCGCGCCGCTGGGCGTGCGCATTGCCGACGCCTCGCCGCTGTCGCTGGTCGCGATCTCCGAGCCGCTGGCCACGCCGGTCGCGACCGTCATGAACACTCCGCGCGCCGCGATCCGGCCGAATCCGGGCGGGACCGTCGCCGTCGACCACGACTGGTACGAGGAGTCGATCCGCGAGGTCGACGGCGGTTACGAGATCGACGAGGACGTTGTGGACGAGCTCATGGCCGAGGCCGCGAAGCTGCTCGACGGCGTCGAGTCCCTGCCGAAGGCCTCCTGGAAGATCGGCAAGAAGCCGATCCCCGGCGACGGCGAACCGGTCTTCGGCGAGCTCGAGGCGGTGCCGGGCTGCTACGCGGCGTTCACGCATTCGGGGGCCACGCTCGGCCTGCTCTCCGGCGAGCTCATCGCGTACGAGCTGACGACGGGCGCGAAGCACCCGATGTTGGAGACGTTCCGGCCGGAGCGCTTCGCCTGA